A single region of the Anguilla anguilla isolate fAngAng1 chromosome 17, fAngAng1.pri, whole genome shotgun sequence genome encodes:
- the pih1d1 gene encoding PIH1 domain-containing protein 1: protein METDSSLLTSEMEQLKQEELYHQLLMQTMGEVQHPKPDSRVIRPEPGMCVKTSSILDEQKVFVNICQSPAVPPPPHISNEELLELLQSDDPTAYRVPMSLGEPHTELDNNSQGCTAYDVVINNEFFQKCQKDPLFLQFVIAVSFEGLENKYSVELSREWKVMKNRKFLGSISEQNIRTQSKPSIQELSPSDSHTAPTEAKRPEFCLIVEPPIGDPEYLIAEIQLPGVTSSRSLLLDLGEDRLVLTARPSLFHLDCYFPLNIDPETSAAQYNKDTQILTVTMTVVPS, encoded by the exons ATGGAGACAGACTCTTCGCTGCTCACCTCTGAAATGGAGCAGCTTAAACAAGAGGAACTATATCATCAACTTCTTATGCAG ACAATGGGCGAGGTGCAGCATCCAAAACCAGACTCCCGAGTCATCCGGCCTGAGCCAG GGATGTGCGTGAAGACCTCGTCCATTCTCGACGAACAGAAGGTCTTTGTGAACATCTGTCAATCTCCTGCggtcccaccccctccccatatCTCTAacgaggagctgctggagctccTGCAGTCAGATGACCCGACGGCCTACAGAGTTCCCATGAGTCTCGGAGAGCCTCACACCGAGCTGGACAACA ATTCTCAAGGTTGCACAGCCTATGATGTGGTCATCAACAATGAATTCTTCCAGAAATGCCAG AAGGATCCCCTGTTCCTGCAGTTCGTGATCGCGGTGTCTTTTGAAGGGCTTGAAAACAAGTATTCAGTTGAGCTGAGCCGAG aGTGGAAGGTGATGAAGAACCGGAAGTTTCTCGGCTCCATAAGCGAACAGAACATCAGGACCCAGAGCAAGCCGAGCATCCAGGAGCTAAGCCCATC ggactcacacacagcacctacagaaGCCAAACG tccaGAGTTTTGCCTTATAGTGGAGCCCCCTATTGGTGACCCTGAGTACCTGATCGCAGAGATTCAGCTTCCTGGAGTG acGTCCTCTCGCTCGCTGCTCCTGGACCTGGGGGAGGACAGGCTGGTGCTGACGGCTCGGCCTTCTCTCTTTCACCTGGACTGCTACTTTCCGCTGAACATCGACCCCGAAACCAGCGCAGCCCAGTACAACAAAGACACTCAG attctCACAGTGACAATGACAGTCGTCCCTTCATGA